Below is a window of Gossypium hirsutum isolate 1008001.06 chromosome A12, Gossypium_hirsutum_v2.1, whole genome shotgun sequence DNA.
GCAATTTgcattatattttctatttttgcatTATACTTGTTCTAAAAACTTATTAATTTTTTCCATCGATCTCTACCTCCTAtcattaatctttttttttcttttatttagtgAAATGATTTTGTATAGAAAATATTTGCATGATAAAAGAAAAGAAGCCCGTCCAAGTCGAGGTTATAGTTGAGAATTTTCAGGTTAGGTTGCAATGGTCTCTATTTCATTGGCTACCTGCTTGTTTAAATATCTGTTTTTGGCACAAGTTTTATTGCATTGCCATTTGTCTCTTATATCTACACCAAATTACCTCCTCTTAAATGCTTTGTTGTTTCACAGAAACGAACCAAATTACATTATGTGCTGcatgatatttattattattagcaaTATTGAATTGGAATGTTTATTGGTGTttttggttcaaattttgttagagctatataattaaaataagtgaatttttttaGAGCTATATATCCCCTGTGGTTTGCGGAGCCTTTGGACTCAATGGCTTGTCGGTTCTATTCCATGTCCCACGGTTCTGTCCCGCCGAAACTGAGTTTAACATCTGCCGACTCCGTTTTGTCTCCTTCTTTAGCATCTACCTAAGCTAACCCATTGCCTACAAACAACCACTTTCTCGTTCTAATCTGTTTTCCTTTTACATCGAATTTGAaacccaaatttttatttttaagatatgGATTTCAATCAATTTGTTGTGAGCTTTGCTTGCTCGACTTGATTATGTTACTGATGGCAGTTTATTGATTATAATAGCAGAGATTTGTTTTATGATAATTTGGAACGAAAGAAAATGCCGTCCAAGAAGAGGAGAAGAAAGGAAGAGAGACCCAAGATCCACCCCAAAAACAAGTACTCCGATAACCCGCCCGATTTCGCTCTTTTAGCCTCTTTATACCCTACCTTTAAACCCTTTGTCTTCTACACTCGCGAAGGCCGACCCAGAATCGACTGGACTGACTTCAATGCCACCCGCGAACTTACCCGCGTCCTTCTCCTTCACGACCACAACCTCCATTGGTGAACACTCTAGGCTTGCTTCTTCTTTACATATTGCTGTTATTGTTTATTAACTTGAAATGGATTTTAACAGGTGGATTCCTGATGGGCAGCTCTGCCCTACGGTGCCCAACCGCTCCAACTACATCCATTGGATTGAAGATCTTCTCTCTTCTCACATCATTCCCAGAGATAACAGCAATGAAGATAATGTGAGGGGATTTGATATAGGAACTGGAGCCAACTGTATCTACCCTCTTCTTGGCGCATCGCTATTCGGCTGGAGCTTTGTTGCATcaggttttttttaaatgtttttcgcCTTAGTTTGCTTAATTATTCTGTTCATAATCCACCAATGTCTCATGTGAAATTCTGGGTTTTAAACATTTCTCTACTTGATTGCAGATATGACTGATGTAGCTATAGAATGGGCAGAGAGGAATGTTAAAAACAATCCAAATATTTCAGAATTAATTGAgattagaaaagttaaatgttctCAAAACACCCTTTCTTCTGAGGGGTTAAGTGTTGAGTCTAGCTATTCTGAGGAAAGAGAAGGTTTGCCGTCTTCTTCCCTTGATATGCCAGCAGGTGAAGATAAGAGCTATAATGGACCTTCTATACTTGTTGATGTGGTAAGGGATGGTGAGACCTTTGACTTCTGCATGTGTAATCCCCCATTTTTTGAAAGCTTTGAGGAAGCAGGATTGAATCCGAGGACTTCTTGCGGTGGAACTTATGAGGAGATGGTCTGCCCTGGTGGTGAAAAGGCCTTTATTACACGTATTATTGAAGATAGTGTTGTGCTGAAGCAATCTTTCCGGTATTATTCTCAGGGATATCTCCACCTCGTTTAGCTTAAGTTGTTACATTCACTTAATGCTAACCTTTAAGTTTGCACTTAGGTGGTATACGTCAATGGTTGGAAGGAAAGTGAATCTCAAATTCCTAGTGTCAAAGCTTCGACAGGTTGGAGTTACTGTAGTAAAAACAACTGAGTTTGTCCAAGGGAAAACATGTCGATGGGGACTTGCTTGGTCCTTTGTGCCTCCTGCAACGAAGATAGTTACACCTCATGTGACTGAAAAGAACATTCTCTCCTTCATGCTTGAGGTTTGGCTATTTTCTTTAGTTTGTCTTAATAGTGTTCAAGTTTCTTTTCTCCACAAGCTTATTTGGAGGTATTATCCGACATTGACATCAGATGGATATCTACATTGCTTTTTGCCCTCTTTCTAAGTTAGACCTTGATGCagcttaaaatttaataatacaaCTCAAAGGCATATCTGAACCATTGCGAGATTCATTATTCAGAATTTTAAAAGACATAAAAGAAATAGCTGCACGAACATTCATATTAAAGGGTCAATTTTTCACATTAGTTGACACATGCACAAAGTATCTTCAATTCTTATTACTATGCATCTCTAGCTGCTTGTATGGAGATATAATTTAAATCTATaggcttctttttttcttttatctataTGTTTTTACGAGATGttgcattttctttttcttagttTTATGACATTGCTCTTTTGAACTTCTCTTCTTCCTAGGGTATTCAACGCCAGTTTGGTGCAATACATGTACTCCGGTCAGTTGAATCCTTTTTCCTAGCTGGTGGAGCATCTTGTAAATTGAATGCCTCTTCTTTTGTGGTTGATGTAAGCAATATCTCCGTCCACTTATCATAGTGTCTTTTGACGTTGAATGAAAATTTGCTCTATGCTTACTCGCAAGACAATCTCATTTTAATAGATTACTGCATCAGCTGATCACTGCAATGCTCTGCTGAACAATGACGTAAAACATATTGATGAAGTTGCTAGTTGCAGCAATGTGCAAGAGGCACCCTCAAACCTGTGTTTTCGTATTTTGGTATGGTTACCTCAATTCTCTTGAATACAATTTGACCTGTGGTCAAGACTCTATACATGATTGCAATATTTGTTTTCAGGTCTTTCAGCAAATCCCAGGCACACTACTTGTTAAAGGATCATTACAGCATAGAGATAGCGCACTCTCAGGTTTTCACTTACTGTTTTCCTAATCTTTACAGAACTCAATGTTCTTACCTTTGATGGTGTTTTTGAAGCTTACCTGACCACCACAATAATCCTTGATCTATCAAATCTGAATTGGACATGCAGCCATTAACTTGCAGAATGCTTCCCGTAATTGATTGCTCAAACACTGTGAAAAGGAAGTCATTAAAACCTATCATTTTTACCAGAATAGTAGACCTGTCTGGCCAAGGCCAAGTCCAAATACTTATTCCTGGTTCAGATCAAGTAGCAagaaatagaatgtgaaattCCATCTCGTTTTTCTTTTCTCAATCATATGGGAAGTCTAGAAACCCACCTTAGTACCCAGATATTGGTCAtgcatataatatttttttttagtcTCTGTGAGTTGTTCCATGATACGAAAAGTTCCAGTTATGTGTGTGtgttggggggggggggttggttatatacatatatatttcatacAGTCTTCGTCAATCTTCATTAATGCTATTTGATTCCCAGCCATTCTGTTATTTTGACTCGGTGTTAACTGTATGTTTCGTTTTCTGATGGACCTATGATGTACTCTTAATTTTAGACTACTCAAATACTTGGACTATAATTCTTCTCTTGTTCGCAGGATTGTTCTCCTCAATAGTCCAACAGTTGGAGGCTTCACTGAGACAAAAGTTTTGCAAAGAGAAGACTGGCACCAATTATATCTAGGGTCCTAATCACATTATTCAGCGATGCAACATTTAGATTCCATAAATTGGAAGCTCATGTTTAGGACACATAACTGCTCCTACTGGGGGCTTGCTACTGCCCTCTGGAAGGCAATGTATGTACTTACTACTGAGCCATAAACACGGTACATGCTTGGAAACTTTAAATTATAAACTTATAAGCATCTTGAGCCGAAAATGtgcttttttctttctctttcttttcctgAAAAGTTAAGGCCTGTTGGCCCAGCTTATAAGGGCTTTAAGAATTGCAGAAAAACCAAAAGCTGAAAGTATCAAAACTAGCCAATCCAACAAGAACATAAATATGCAAAATGTTATACACATTATATACTGCATTACAAACAAATTTGCATGCTTGTAGAAACTAGGTACTGCAAAAGAAATGTCCACTGAAGATGAGAAAAAGTTGACAGACTCATCAACACTCGCCATGGACCCGGGCGTGTGTAAGGCCAACACAAGCATCAACAAAATCCCCACCAATAAAATCTGTAGAGAATACTTGCAACCTATTGGCGCAACCTTCGGCAAAGCACCGATTGATGAACAGCCTAGCATATCCCTGAATTCGGCCTGTTACTGGTCTAACGCATACCACAGGATTATCTGGCTGTGCTGTCACTGTGTTCTCCACTCTGTAGAAGAAATTCCTTGATGAAACTGGTGCTTGGTCACTCAAATACTTCAAATTACTATCAAACTTTGTGGATGGCAAATCTGTGTCAATCCAATTGTCCTTGAGATATTCAGCACTCCAGAATGGAGACCCTGGTTTAGGCTGAGCTGAGTTTCTTGGTTTCCAGACACAGATAATCCTCTTTGGCAACAATTCTGCAATTGTTTTGCCAAAGACGTAATCATCCTGGTGGATGAGGTACATGCCGAGTTTTTCCTCCAAGTAATCCTCAAATTCAGGAGGATCCCGGTGCCCGTATTCAGTGCGGATCTCCAGAATTATGACCTCGGATGTTGTCTCGAACAAGAACTTCTTGACATCATTTATGACAACATCGATGTTGTACGTCAACAAGATACCATGGCAGACATGATTGTTTTCATTAACTCTAATATCCAAAACTCTGGTGCCTAGAACAAGCTGCTGGTAAACAGACAAAGTCTGGCATTGCGCAAAAGGCCGAGAGATGCAGGGAATTCCTATCCTGTCGGTAGCAGAATTATGAGTTCCAGGCCATACAATGTTGTTTATGTGAAGGTCCTTAGGACCAAGGCTGGCCATCCAATTCTTCCTGTCAGTAGGACGATAGTCACAACCAGGGAATATTTCCCCGCAATTTTCATTAAGGTCAAAAAGCATTTGCTTTTCCACGGAGACTGCCTTGCACCTTTGGATCTGTTTAGAGACCTCAGAACCCattgagaagaagaaaaagaagattgCAGATTCCTTTCAAATCCTTCCTCCTCCTTCTCCTtctcctcctcttcttcttcttgttggTATTTCCCTGCTTTTCCTTGTCTTTCAAGTTGCAAATTAAAAGGTTTTGTTTATGGGATTGAATATATAACATCATGACGTCGGATAGATTGTGTTATATTGTAGGGTCGGCCTTCTAAGAGAGACAGCTTTCTCAAAATTCTATTTTCCTCTCAATTATTATCTGctatctatgtttttttttaattcaaacagTAGGTGAAAAAACTATTTTTAGTCATGTGAGCGGCTTTGAATTTCATTGCTTTATTggttgagaattaaaatttattttctctgGGATTCTTCCACCTGTATGGCTGTCCGACATTCTGTCGAACGACGTGGTTTGTTGGTCTTTAACATTTTCAGTTCCTCCCC
It encodes the following:
- the LOC107932657 gene encoding U6 small nuclear RNA (adenine-(43)-N(6))-methyltransferase → MPSKKRRRKEERPKIHPKNKYSDNPPDFALLASLYPTFKPFVFYTREGRPRIDWTDFNATRELTRVLLLHDHNLHWWIPDGQLCPTVPNRSNYIHWIEDLLSSHIIPRDNSNEDNVRGFDIGTGANCIYPLLGASLFGWSFVASDMTDVAIEWAERNVKNNPNISELIEIRKVKCSQNTLSSEGLSVESSYSEEREGLPSSSLDMPAGEDKSYNGPSILVDVVRDGETFDFCMCNPPFFESFEEAGLNPRTSCGGTYEEMVCPGGEKAFITRIIEDSVVLKQSFRWYTSMVGRKVNLKFLVSKLRQVGVTVVKTTEFVQGKTCRWGLAWSFVPPATKIVTPHVTEKNILSFMLEGIQRQFGAIHVLRSVESFFLAGGASCKLNASSFVVDITASADHCNALLNNDVKHIDEVASCSNVQEAPSNLCFRILVFQQIPGTLLVKGSLQHRDSALSGLFSSIVQQLEASLRQKFCKEKTGTNYI
- the LOC107932673 gene encoding uncharacterized protein, which translates into the protein MGSEVSKQIQRCKAVSVEKQMLFDLNENCGEIFPGCDYRPTDRKNWMASLGPKDLHINNIVWPGTHNSATDRIGIPCISRPFAQCQTLSVYQQLVLGTRVLDIRVNENNHVCHGILLTYNIDVVINDVKKFLFETTSEVIILEIRTEYGHRDPPEFEDYLEEKLGMYLIHQDDYVFGKTIAELLPKRIICVWKPRNSAQPKPGSPFWSAEYLKDNWIDTDLPSTKFDSNLKYLSDQAPVSSRNFFYRVENTVTAQPDNPVVCVRPVTGRIQGYARLFINRCFAEGCANRLQVFSTDFIGGDFVDACVGLTHARVHGEC